One segment of Solanum lycopersicum chromosome 1, SLM_r2.1 DNA contains the following:
- the LOC101258891 gene encoding F-box protein DOR-like: MNTPIPEEIVIQIFTWLPVKSLMRFKCVAKFFNSLVSESYFTEIHTSHSMIHQGGTKYFLNGTEFYCIADQQKEYGKSSASRLVQIRSSVEFPFYIPVGSNISCVNGLFCIQKPPAILNPSTGEVRYLPKLNDDRCLLYYWLGFEPEENKYKVLLTRDGSGLYIKQCVFTLGVDKSWRKTQSISRCVSYKPGVCINGVIYRFVFHGGTLAIDAFDLKTESFKLIVLKNSSNWWYYELIEVRSKLAIINCPTWSCEFFNLRVLRQIQKEEEEEWESHIIHYPSMWKHIPPKIIPHVILSCMFCDGQILFILNLESGALWSSYNITRRSWRKLEMKGLSTNHRITGIYSYRERLVM; encoded by the coding sequence ATGAATACACCAATTCCCGAAGAAATAGTCATTCAAATATTCACATGGCTTCCTGTCAAATCACTAATGCGTTTCAAGTGCGTTGCTAaattctttaattctcttgtttcTGAATCATATTTTACGGAAATCCATACATCTCATTCTATGATCCATCAAGGTGGAACAAAATACTTCTTGAACGGAACGGAATTTTATTGCATCGCTGATCAGCAAAAGGAATATGGAAAAAGCTCTGCTTCCAGACTCGTTCAAATTCGTAGTTCTGTTGAATTCCCCTTCTATATCCCTGTAGGTTCTAATATCAGTTGCGTTAACGGTTTATTTTGCATACAGAAACCTCCTGCAATTTTAAACCCTAGTACAGGAGAAGTAAGATATCTTCCCAAACTAAATGATGATCGGTGTCTCCTTTACTATTGGTTAGGTTTTGAGCCAGAAGAAAACAAGTACAAAGTTCTTTTGACACGAGATGGTAGCGGATTGTACATAAAACAGTGTGTTTTCACATTAGGCGTAGACAAATCATGGAGAAAGACTCAGAGTATTTCCAGATGTGTTTCGTACAAGCCCGGGGTTTGCATCAATGGAGTTATCTATAGGTTTGTTTTCCATGGAGGAACACTTGCTATAGATGCATTTGATCTTAAAACTGAAAGTTTCAAACTTATTGTATTGAAGAATTCATCTAACTGGTGGTATTACGAGTTGATAGAGGTGCGGAGTAAGCTAGCAATCATTAATTGTCCAACATGGTCATGTGAATTTTTCAACTTGCGGGTTTTACGACAAATtcagaaagaagaagaagaagaatgggagAGTCATATCATTCACTATCCTTCAATGTGGAAGCACATACCACCAAAAATCATACCCCATGTCATATTGTCATGCATGTTTTGTGATGGGCAGATTTTATTCATCCTCAACTTAGAGTCAGGTGCTTTATGGTCGTCTTATAATATCACAAGACGGAGTTGGAGAAAATTAGAAATGAAGGGGCTTTCCACGAACCACCGCATCACAGGCATTTATAGTTACAGAGAAAGACTAGTTATGTAG
- the LOC138340884 gene encoding F-box protein At1g31080-like, which translates to MRLKCVSTFCKSIVSESDFLDIHRCRSTGTKFLLKGRDVYFTAEEKKDGKESASLLQVDKFNKIYNCFEPNENKYKVVSAEYHAQEGYIKYWIFTLGIDKSWRESQRIFSCVPSTSPSVCISGVIYQFIYESVINGYKSAIVAFDVKSENYEIGKYSGCTVTS; encoded by the exons ATGCGTTTAAAGTGTGTTTCCACATTCTGTAAATCAATTGTATCAGAATCAGATTTTTTGGATATCCATAGATGTCGTTCTACTGGGACAAAATTCCTTCTGAAAGGAAGAGACGTTTATTTCACcgcggaggaaaagaaagatggaaaagaATCTGCCTCCCTTCTTCAAGTTgataaatttaacaaaatctACAATT GTTTTGAGCCAAACGAAAACAAGTACAAAGTTGTCTCAGCAGAATATCATGCTCAAGAAGGATACATAAAATATTGGATTTTCACTTTAGGCATAGACAAATCATGGAGAGAGAGTCAAAGAATTTTCTCTTGTGTTCCGTCTACTAGTCCCAGTGTTTGCATTAGTGGAGTTATCTATCAGTTCATCTACGAGTCTGTTATAAATGGTTACAAATCTGCTATTGTTGCATTTGAtgttaaatctgaaaattatgaaattgggAAGTATTCAGGATGCACTGTCACGAGCTGA
- the LOC101258587 gene encoding uncharacterized protein, whose protein sequence is MEEQTHPFLLTRQLRQAISRLRAATAAAAATSPLSLLPSPINEVGTTTFSSFSPLAFSSPLLRRETSASSSRRESGSAALFPHLLLSHPRNSRQQRHQTLLRLAKRHTLVNYNNNHGYQKMYRKSKSSSKCTIDFDSPSTLASLQHIRFQASVPMTSDFPQL, encoded by the exons ATGGAAGAGCAGACGCATCCCTTTCTTCTCACACGGCAGCTCAGGCAAGCCATCTCTCGTCTCCGagcagcaacagcagcagcagccGCCACCTCTCCCCTTTCGCTGCTTCCTTCTCCGATCAACGAAGTCGGCACAACCACTTTTTCCTCTTTCTCTCCCCTCGCCTTCTCCTCTCCTCTTCTCCGGCGAGAAACATCAGCAAGCAGCAGCCGGAGAGAATCGGGAAGCGCCGCCCTCTTCCCTCATCTCCTTCTTTCGCATCCGCGAAACAGTAGACAACAACGACACCAAACGCTACTCCGACTAGCGAAGAGACACACTCTGGTCAATTACAACAACAACCATGGATACCAAAAGATGTATCGGAAATCGAAAAGCTCGag caagtgcaccatcgacttcgactcgccctcaactctagccagtctccagcacatcagatttcagg cgagtgtacctatgacttctgatttccctcagctctag